One part of the Raphanus sativus cultivar WK10039 chromosome 7, ASM80110v3, whole genome shotgun sequence genome encodes these proteins:
- the LOC130498026 gene encoding probable serine/threonine-protein kinase PIX13: MTITNFLERMRSEIFREVSSSKSGQAIGLLLEENQFLLVYEYLPKGSLENHLFSKGEALTWDTRLKIAIEAAQGLTFLHNSEKSVIYRDFKASNILLDSNFHAKLSDFGLAKNGPINGFSHVTTRVMGTQGYAAPNTWLQVIYTCGVMFTGFGVVLLELLTGLRALDPTRPSAQQNLVEWAKPVLTQKKKIQKMMDPRLEQNLEREHIRRIFIVYLSFTRTARAVTTTHEEAGDKNVVLLDCCCNKDVASCWKFS, translated from the exons ATGACTATCACTAATTTTCTTGAACGCA TGCGAAGTGAGATTTTTAGGGAAGTTTCATCATCCAAATCTGGTCAAGCTATTGGGTTATTGCTGGAAGAGAATCAGTTCCTCTTGGTGTACGAGTATTTGCCTAAAGGAAGCCTTGAAAATCACCTCTTCTCAA AAGGAGAGGCGTTAACATGGGATACACGTTTGAAAATTGCCATTGAAGCAGCTCAAGGACTTACTTTTTTACATAACTCCGAAAAGAGTGTTATTTACAGAGACTTCAAGGCTTCAaacattcttcttgattcc AACTTCCACGCCAAGCTTTCTGACTTCGGTCTAGCCAAAAATGGCCCGATTAATGGATTCTCCCACGTGACCACACGTGTCATGGGCACACAAGGTTACGCAGCTCCGAATACATGGCTACAG GTCATTTATACGTGCGGAGTGATGTTTACGGGGTTTGGAGTGGTCCTCCTAGAGCTATTAACTGGTCTAAGAGCATTAGACCCAACCCGACCATCTGCGCAACAGAACCTTGTCGAATGGGCTAAACCGGTTCTGACCCAGAAAAAGAAAATCCAGAAAATGATGGACCCACGGCTCGAGCAAA ATCTTGAGAGAGAACACATTCGTAGGATCTTCATTGTTTACTTGTCTTTCACTAGAACAGCTAGAGCTGTTACTACTACTCACGAGGAAGCAGGAGACAAGAACGTGGTCTTGTTGGATTGTTGTTGTAATAAAGATGTTGCATCTTGTTGGAAGTTCTCATAG